In Bradyrhizobium sp. 170, the DNA window GGAATCACGTCTGATTCCTAATGGATTCACCGAATAAGTCCCACCATAATGCAAACCAAAGTAAGGCATAATCGAGACAAGCGCTCGCTGCCATGCCGCCATCATGACCGGCCGAATTGGCGGATTCAAGCCATGTAATGGTAAACCGGGCCGGGATTCCCAGGCGGGGCCACACTCAGGGCCGCAGAACCGGATTGGTATTCGGCGCGGGCGCCACTTCCATCTCGGCGTGCTCCGGTAGCTTGTCGGCGTGCACTGCGAGCGCCGGTCCGATCCAGATCGGATCGGCCTCATGATCCCGGCGCGGGTTGGTCGTGTTTGGATGGACCAGAACGCTCAGTTTGCCATGATTGAGCATCAGCCAGGGCACCAGTTCGGGGAATATCTCCCGGGCAAAGGCCACCTGGTACATGGCCTGATCGTGCGGGCCGACCTTGACGTCGTGCCAGCGTCCGAGCGTGACCGAGAAACGCTCCCCGATCCAGGCGCGCAGCTGCTCGGCCTCGGCCCGCGTGGTCGCCGGATCGTAGTAGATATGGGCGTGGTAGCTCGCGATCTCGCCTAATGGTCGCGGACCGTCCGCCCCCGGCTCACCCGTCATTGCCTGTGCTCCACGTCATCGTTACCCCGCTGATGATCGCTGCAACCGGCGGCGTGGTCAATGTGCGGTGTCAGCCGGGGGGCGGAAGCGCTTCTCGACATTGCGCTTGATGACACACCCATCGGCTGATCCTTGGCGCGCGGTCAGCCCGACCGCTTCTTGCTGCTCTCGAAGACGGTCATACCGGCGGCGGGGTCGAGGTCAACCTCGGTTGCCTCCGTCAGGCGCGCCATCGTCATGTAGAAACCGATCGCCAGGATCGACTCGACGATCTCCTGCTCGCTGAAATGCTGGCGCATCGCGGCGAACACCGGTGCGGCAACACGCACGTTCTCGATGACTTCCCGGCCGAACGCCAGCAGCGCCTGTTCGGCGGCATTGAACGCGGCGTCCTCGTATTTGCCCTGTTCGATGCAGTCGATCTGCTTTTGCGTGACGCCTACGCCGAGCGCGATCGGCACATGCTGTCGCCATTCATAGACGCCGTGCTCCCACTGCGCGACCTGAAGAATTAGCAGTTCGCGATTGACATGGCTGAGCTTCTGGCGATGGAGGATCGAATTGGCGAACCGCATCGCCGGAATGAAATTGGCCTCGGCATGCGCCATCATTTTGAAGATGTTCAGAACGACCGGCATCCTGTCAAAGGACGTGCGCACGTCGCCGCTGGTTGCCGCCGGGTCGATCAAAGGAAGTCTTGCCATCCGCTTGTTCCTTACGTTTTTTGTTTCTTTCTACCGCTGCGCGCTTCCGCGCACGGGCCCGAACTTACTATTACCGCGCGATACGCGCATCGCTCAGCGTCCGCCGACTTCGCGGATGGGATCGGAGCCGTCCCAACCGGCGGCGACCTTGCGGATATGCTCGAAGAAACTCCCCTTGCTACCGCTGATGTCGGATATTTCGACAACGGTGCCGGGATGGGCCTGCGTATCGAAATAGGCAAAGCGGCCCTTTTCGCCGCCGATCTGTCCTTCGTGCCCCACCTTATAGCCAAGCGACAGCGCACGGTCGTAGAGGGCCTGATAATCACGCGTCCAATACGACATATGCTGCAAGCCTTCGTGGCCCGAGTCGAGAAATTCCTTGTACATTGAGGGCGCGTCGTTGCGCTGCTGGATCAGCTCGATCTGGAGATCGCCGGAATTAGCGAGCGCCACGCTCATCTCCATGGCGGAGTCCTGGCCGCGGTGGCGGAAGTAATCGGTCTTGACCCGATCGATATAGTACCAGGGCCCGACGCCCATCACGTTGACCCAGTGGTCCATGGCGGCGCGGATGTCCCGCACGATATATCCGTTCTGGCAGACTGCACCAAAGATACGGCTCATGACGACCTTCCGTGTGTTTATCGGCGGTACATCGTTTCCGCCTTCTCATTCGTCTTTCGCGTTCAGCCGATCGACCTGCCGCCGTCGATGACGAGTTCGGTGCCGGTGACGTAGCGGCTCTCGTCGCTGGCGAGCCACAGGATGCCGTTGGCGATATCTTCTGGCGCGGCCTTGTACCCGAGCGGGACGGCGCGTTCGGTCAGCTTATCCAGCGTCGGACCGCGCTCCCGTCCGCCGTTCGAGCCGTCCTCGACGGTGCCGATCAGCGTGTCCCAGATCGCGGTTTCGGTGATGCCAGGATGCAGCGAGTTGACGCGCACGCCATCCTTGGCGGCTGCGCATTCCAGCGCGACCGATTTCGTGAACAGCCGCACGCCACCCTTGGTCGCGCAATAGCCCGAGACGTTCGGCGACGCCTTGATGCCTGCGATCGAGGAAACGTTGATGATGCTGCCGCCCCCGCCTGCCCGCATCAGCGGCAGCGAATGCTTTACGCCGAGGAAGACCCCGTCGAGATTGACGGCAATCTGCCGCTTCCAGTCGGCGAACGCCATGTCGACGACGGGTCCGGAGAGGCCAATCCCGGCATTGTTGACGAGAACGTCGAGCCTGCCGAACCGTCCACGGGTCTGGACCACGATCGACTGCCAGTCCTCCTCGCGCGTCACATCGTGGTGGTAGTACTCGCACTCGCATCCCATGGCGCGCAGTTCGCGCAGCAGGCCCTCGCCCTTGTCGTCCTGCAGATCGGTTGCGACGATCGTGGCGCCCTCGCGCGCCAGCACCAGGGCTGCGCTGCGTCCGATGCCGTTGGCGGCACCGGTCACCAAAGCGACTTTTCCTTCGACACGCCGCATCATGCCTCGGTCCCGTTTCCCGCCTGCGGCCATTCGGCCGGTTTGGTGTCGCGCGGGAACAACGGCGTGCCCGCCTTGCTCCCCCGGCATTTCTTGAAAACGTTTCCATACTTTGTCTAACAGTGTTGTTCAAGGTAGATTTTTATAGGTTTTCAGCTTATATATCGTTTCCAGAATGCGCTAGGATTTGGTCCATCTACGCCCGAGCGGCGATGCTCAAGGGAACTCTGCAATGTCGTTGCGCCAGGCCCAGCCTGCACGTGCCACAATTCGCGACGTCGCAGCCCAGGCCGGCGTATCGGTCAGCAGCGTCAGCCGCGTCATGAACGGCGAGCCGCACATCAGCCCGGAATTGCACGCCCGCATCATGCGGGCGGTGAACCGCCTGCGCTTCGAGCCGCATTCGGCGGCGCAGGCCTTGCGTTCGCGCGAGAGCAAGACGATCGGCTGCATGGTCGCCGACCTGTCCAACCCGCTCTACAGCGAGATGATCAACGGCGCGGAGGAGGAATTCCAGCGCGCCGGCTACGTGCTGATGCTTGCGGCTACCCGGCACGAGCAAGACCGCGAGACGGCGTTCGTATCAGCGGTGCGCCGGCGGCGGATGGACGGGTTGCTGCTGTTTGCGGGTGACAACGCGCATACCGACTTCACCGGCGCGCTCGCAAACCTGGACCTGCCCTGCGTGGCGATCGATCGCGAGGTGCCGGGCGTCCCCTCGGTGCGTGCTGATCATCGCGGCGGTGGCCTCGAAATCACGCGGTATCTCATCGGGCTCGGCCATCGCCGCATCGCGCTTCTCACCGGACGCGCCGCGTTGCTGCCGAGTTCGGAGCGCCTAGCCGGTTATCGGCAGGCCCATACTGAGGCGAAGCTCGAGGTCGATCCCGACCTGATCCGGCCGCAGACGCAAGGCTCCAGCATTGCGTTCAGCGACGTCTGTCAGTTGCTGCAAGGCCCCGACCGTCCGACCGCAATCATTACGTTAGGTACGCACATGCTGGCCGGCGTGATGGACGCACTTGCCAGCAATGGCCTGCGCTATCCCGACGACATGTCGCTGGTGTGCATCGGCGACACCGATCTCGCCCGATATGCAACACCGGGCATCTCGGCGTTGACATGGGATCTGGACCAGATGGGCCGGGTCGCCGCCAACATCCTGCTCGATCGGATTCGCCGCGGCGATGAGGCCCGCAAGATCCGGCCGGTCTACCTGCCGACACGTTTCATCCTTCGGCACTCCTGCGCCAAGCCTCGGGCGCCCTGATCACGCGACGGAGATCTCCACGACCGGCGAAGAACGACCAAAACAAAAAGGCAAACGGGAAACCCAGGGAGTGAGTAAATGAAGTTACGCGCGATAATGCTTTCGCTGCTTGCGCTCGCGTCATTGCCATGTTCGGCACGCGCCGAGGACGCGGCCGAGTACCCCTCCAAGAAGATCAAGATGCTGTTGCCATTCGGGGCTGGTGGCGGCGGCGACGTGCTCGGCCGGCTGCTGGCCGACCGGATGGGCAACCGTCTCGGCCAGACCATCTACGTCGAAAACCGCACCGGCGCCGCAGGCACCATCGGCGCGCAGCAGGCGGCAACCTCCCCGCCCGATGGCTACACCGTCACGATCGGCGGCATGACCACCCATGTGCTCGCGCCGGCGGTCTATCCGAACCTGTCCTATGATCCGATCAAGGATTTTACCACCATCGGCCGCATCGGAACGTCGTCCATCCTTCTCATCGCAACGAAGGATTTTGCCGCCAACGATCTGCGCGGGCTGACCGAGCTATCGAAGAAGGGTGAGCCGATCCAGTATGGAAGCTGGGGCGTCGGCTCGACCGGGCATTTCTGCGGCGAAATCCTTTCCCAGAAGGCGGGTGTCCGCCTGCAGCATGTCCCGTTCAGCGGCGCGGCGAAACTCGCCAACGACCTGATGGGCGGGCACATCTCGGTGGGCCTGGTCGACATGGCGACCGGGACGCCGCTGGTGAAGGATGGCAAGCTGAAGGCGCTTGCGGTCTGCGGCGGACGATCTCCGAGCCTGCCTGACGTGGCGAGCTACAAGGAGCAAGGCGTCGATTTCGAACGGAGCCTGTCCTGGGTGATGTATGCGCCCGCGGGCGTTTCCGCTTCCATTGCGCAAAAAATCTCTGGCGCGCTGAAGGCGTCTCTGGCCGAGCCCGACATCATCGAGAAGCTGCTGGCACTCGGCATCTCCGCCGATTTCATCGCCGGAGATCAGCAGCGCGACATCAACGCGCGCGACATCGAAGCCTGGAAGAAGGTGGCAAGTGACGCGAAGATCGAGGTCAGGTAGCCACGAGACGCAAAGGGAGGGTCGAGACAATCGACCCTCCCCGCAGAACCTTTCGAGCGCTCAGCTCGCCTTGCCGAACAGCATCGGCAACTGACGCGGGCCGCGCACGGTACCTTCCGACCAAGTGACCTTGCCGGCCGGATCGAGCTTGAAATCCGGAATCCGCTTCAGCCATTCCTCGATCGCGACCGTCATTTCCATGCGCGCCAGGTTGGAGCCGACGCAGCGGTGAATGCCGAGGCCGAACGCGGCGTGGCGATTTTCCTTGCGGTCGATCACCACCTTGTCGGCATCGGGAAACATCGCCGGATCGCGGTTCGCGGCGGGGAAGGACAGCAGCACCATGTTGCCGGGCTTGACCGGGCAGCCGCTGATGGTGGTCTCCTTCATCACCTCGCGCGCCATCGTCACCGGCGAATAGGCGCGCAGCAGTTCCTCGACTGCCAGCGGCATCAGTTCGGGCTCCGCGACAAGGCGCTCGCGGTCCGCCGGCGTCTTCGCCAGATGCCACAGCGAGGAGCCGATCGCGCTCCAGGTGGTGTCGATGCCCGCGATCAGAAGCAGCCGCAGCGAACCCAGCACATGCTCGTCCGCCAGCGGGTTGCCGTCCTTGTCCCGCGCGTTCATCAGCGTCGTGATCAGATCGTCGGTCGGATGCTTTTTGCGATGCTCGATGTGGCCGGCGAAATAGCCGGTCATCTCTCTCACCGCCTCCATCAGCGCGTTGTCATCCTTGATGCCGAGTTCGAGGATGCCGTGAATCCACTTGATGAAGAGATCGCCATCCTTCTCGGGGATACCGAGCATGTGCGCAATGGCGCGGACCGGAACGTGCTTGGTGTAGCGCGCGGCGGCGTCGCATTTGCCGTCGGCAATGAACTCGTCGATCAGTTCGTTGCAGATGGCGCGCACCCGCGGCTCGAGCTTCTTCATCGCGTCCGGCGTGAATGGCGGCAACAACAATTGCTTGGCCGGCTTGTGCTCCGGCGGATCGGAGGTGATCGGCGGCGCCCGCGCCGTGATTTCCGGGCGAATGTCGCGCACGATGACGCGCCGGGAAGAAAAGTGTTCGGTATCGTAGGAGATTTCCTTTACCGCCTGATAGGTGGTCGGCATGTAGCAGCCGAGGAACCGCTCGGTATGAACGACGGCTGATGCCGCGCGCAATTTTTCCCAGATCGGAAACGGGTTTTCCGTCCAGGTCGGATCGGTGTGGTCGAAATCGTTGACCCAGTCGGTGACCGGAGGATGTTCGGGCATAATGCTGGCGGAATCGGACATCGGAGCAATTCCTCTGCTTGGTTCGTTCAGATCCAGGTGGATTAATCGATCTCGCGATCGGCTATTCCTCGGTCACTTCGATCGCGATCTCGGGACAGTTGCTCTGGGCGAGCCAGGCCTTGTCTTCCAGGCCCGCGGGCACGGAACCGTCGCCGACTTCGTGCGCGTTGCCGAATTCATCGAGGTCGAACAGTTCGGGCGCCAGTGATTTGCAGCGCGCGTGGCCCTGACATTTGTCCTGGTCGACGCGGATTCTGAGCGTTCCAGCCATCGCAGCGTTTCCCTTTTTAGCGCGCATTGCACGCTGTGTTTTTCTATCGTTGCTCTTCTGTCGACACGGCGGCGCAGACCCGCCGGCACCTCGCGAAGTTATATCGTATTACATTCGCTTCGCCGTTGTGCTGTCAAGTCAAAAGTTATAGATCATGACATTGAAATGCCACCTCGACCCGCACGCAAAGCGCTGAACGCCTATCACCATGGGGATCTTCGTGATGCCCTGGTTCAGGCCGCGTTGCACGAAGTCGAGCTCGGCGGCCCCGAAGCGATCAGCATCAGCGCGCTTGCGAAAAAACTCGGCGTCTCGCAGCCGGCGCCCTACAAGCATTTTGCCGACCGCGAGACGTTGCTGACCGCTGTCACGGCCGAAGCGTTCCGCCAATTCAGCGCGATAATGCGTGCGGCGATCGAAAAGCCGTCGAAACAGTCGAAGCTGTCGCGCTTCGCGCAGCTCACGCTTGATTTTGGCCTGCGCCGCAACGGCATCTATCGCCTGATGTTCGCGTCGCGGACCATGGCATGCGCACCGAAAGGCAGCGAGCTGCAGAGCGCGGCAATGGAGACCTTCGAACTCCTGGTGGAAGCGCTGGAGGCCCCCGCCGTGGGGCTGTTGCGCGAGCGTAGTGCCCTGAAGGTCTGGGCCTCGCTGCACGGCGTGGTCATGCTCGCCGAACAGGGATTGCTCACCGGCCAGGTTGCCCATGTCAGCCGGGAAGAACTGGTCGAGGACATAGTGAAGGAAACGAAACTCGCGCTGTCGGTCGCCATCGATACGGCCGGCAAGGCCGGTTCATGACGGCCGAGGCGCCGGCATCTGACGGATTTGACAACAGTGGCCTCTATGGAGGCGTCGTTCTCGGGCTTGCCGCCATCGCGGCTCTCATCGTCGCAAACTCACCGCTGGGGCCGCAATACGAGGCGCTGCTACGAACGACCGGCGAGGTCCGAATCGGATCGATCGGACTGAGCAAGACCGTCGATCACTGGATCAATGACGGCTTGATGGCGATGTTCTTTCTGCTGGTCGGCCTCGAGATCAAGCGCGAGGCGCTAGAGGGCCCGCTGTCGAGCGCAAAGCAGGCGGCATTGCCTGTGATCGCCGCGTTCGGCGGCTTTGTCACGCCGGCGGCGATCTTTGCCGCGGTGAACTGGGGCGACGCCCACGCATTGCGCGGCTGGGCCATCCCGGCGGCGACCGACATCGCCTTTGCGCTGGGTGTTTGCGCCATGCTGGGACGCAAGGTCCCGGCTTCGCTGAAGATCTTTCTAATGGCGCTCGCGATTATCGACGATCTGATGGCGATCGTCGTCATCGCGATCTTCTATACCGCGGACCTTTCGGTCACGGCGCTGGCGCTCGGCGGCATTGGCGTCGGGGCGCTCGTGGTCCTCAACCTGCTCGATGTGCGCAGACCGTCGTTCTATCTCATCGCCGGATTGTTCACCTGGGTTTGTGTGCTCAAATCCGGCGTGCATGCGACGCTGGCCGGCGTCGCTGTCGGTCTTGCGATGCCGCTGACCAGACGCGACGGGCACAGCCTGCTCGAAGATACCGAACACGCGCTCAGGCCGTGGGTGATTTTCGCCATCGTGCCGATTTTCGCCTTCGCGAATGCCGGCGTATCGCTTCACGGATTGACCTTGTCAAAGCTGGCGGAGCCGATAACGCTTGGCATTATCGCAGGGCTTTTCGTCGGCAAACAGATCGGGGTCTTCGGCTCATCGCTGCTCGCGATCAGGCTGGGCCTGGCTGCGATGCCGGAAGGGGCAACGACAGGAAAACTCTATGCCATCGCCATCCTGACCGGCATTGGCTTCACCATGAGCCTCTTCATCGGCACGCTGGCCTTCGACGACGAGGTGGTGCTGAAACAGGTCCGGCTCGGCGTCCTCGCGGCTTCGCTGCTGTCCGGCATCGTCGCCGCGCTGCTTTTTTCGACCCTCAGCCGATCGAACGGAGTTCCGGCTTCACGGTAGGGCGGCGCAAACGCGCAACACCCGCCATGAGACCGGAGCCCGGATGGCAGCCGCCGCTTGTATTCGCCACGGGCAAATGATCTAGCTTATCCAGTCAAGGGCAACGCCAGTTGAGCACGAGCTTCACCAGATCAACTGCACCGCGCCGTCTGAAATTCGCGCTAGCGCGATCCGTCAGAGGCGTAGCGCTCGGCATGCTGGTATCGTCTTGCGTTACGGGCCTTGCGCTTGGAAAAGACGATGGCGACGGTGAGGAGGATGCGGCCAAGGCAAAACCGGCCCTGCCGAACTTCTATCTCGATATGAGAACGATCTACTCGACGCTGCCGGCCGGTTCGCTCTCAATCGGATTCAGCACGCCGCCTTTGTTGTCGAGGCTTTCGAACCTTTCCTCGCTACGAACCCTCACCTCGCCGTCCAGCCAAAGCCTCTCGGTCGACCTGCCCTTGACTGTCGATGTCAACGATCGGCTCTCGGTCTACGGCGGCGTCAGCGGAGCCACGTCGCAGGCGGGCACTGATCCCTGGACGAATTTCTCGATCTACGCCTTTACGGTCGGATTCCAGGCCGACATCTACCAGCAGAACGGTGGAATGTTTCCGACCATCACCGTTCAGTCCAACGCGACGCGATCGATTTCGGACGCGCCGTTGGCAACGACATCCTACAACACCATCCTCGAGGCGGATTACGCGCTGAACGCGGATGAGACACGCGGGCTACTCGCTGGCGCGCAGTACGCCAGGATCCTCGTCGATAGCCCGCTCGCCCGCGTCAGCCCCGATATCATGGGCTATGTCGGTGGCTATTATCAGTGGGACAACAACTGGAAGCTCACCGGCCGTTTCGGCGTGCAGCACTTCGGCGGCGCGCAGCTTTTGAACCTGACGCCGTTTCCCGCGTTCACGCAGCCGATCATGCGGTTCGACCTCGACCGCATGGACGACGATGACAATCGGCTGTTCGGCATCACCGCGCAGATCGCCTGGACGCCGAAGCCGTCGTACCAGCTAACGCTGCGAACGCCGCTCTACGCGATCAAGAATTAGCCGCTCATGCAGGCTGCGAATCCCGCACGGCCGCGCC includes these proteins:
- a CDS encoding DOPA 4,5-dioxygenase family protein, coding for MTGEPGADGPRPLGEIASYHAHIYYDPATTRAEAEQLRAWIGERFSVTLGRWHDVKVGPHDQAMYQVAFAREIFPELVPWLMLNHGKLSVLVHPNTTNPRRDHEADPIWIGPALAVHADKLPEHAEMEVAPAPNTNPVLRP
- a CDS encoding carboxymuconolactone decarboxylase family protein, yielding MARLPLIDPAATSGDVRTSFDRMPVVLNIFKMMAHAEANFIPAMRFANSILHRQKLSHVNRELLILQVAQWEHGVYEWRQHVPIALGVGVTQKQIDCIEQGKYEDAAFNAAEQALLAFGREVIENVRVAAPVFAAMRQHFSEQEIVESILAIGFYMTMARLTEATEVDLDPAAGMTVFESSKKRSG
- a CDS encoding VOC family protein → MSRIFGAVCQNGYIVRDIRAAMDHWVNVMGVGPWYYIDRVKTDYFRHRGQDSAMEMSVALANSGDLQIELIQQRNDAPSMYKEFLDSGHEGLQHMSYWTRDYQALYDRALSLGYKVGHEGQIGGEKGRFAYFDTQAHPGTVVEISDISGSKGSFFEHIRKVAAGWDGSDPIREVGGR
- a CDS encoding glucose 1-dehydrogenase: MMRRVEGKVALVTGAANGIGRSAALVLAREGATIVATDLQDDKGEGLLRELRAMGCECEYYHHDVTREEDWQSIVVQTRGRFGRLDVLVNNAGIGLSGPVVDMAFADWKRQIAVNLDGVFLGVKHSLPLMRAGGGGSIINVSSIAGIKASPNVSGYCATKGGVRLFTKSVALECAAAKDGVRVNSLHPGITETAIWDTLIGTVEDGSNGGRERGPTLDKLTERAVPLGYKAAPEDIANGILWLASDESRYVTGTELVIDGGRSIG
- a CDS encoding LacI family DNA-binding transcriptional regulator, encoding MSLRQAQPARATIRDVAAQAGVSVSSVSRVMNGEPHISPELHARIMRAVNRLRFEPHSAAQALRSRESKTIGCMVADLSNPLYSEMINGAEEEFQRAGYVLMLAATRHEQDRETAFVSAVRRRRMDGLLLFAGDNAHTDFTGALANLDLPCVAIDREVPGVPSVRADHRGGGLEITRYLIGLGHRRIALLTGRAALLPSSERLAGYRQAHTEAKLEVDPDLIRPQTQGSSIAFSDVCQLLQGPDRPTAIITLGTHMLAGVMDALASNGLRYPDDMSLVCIGDTDLARYATPGISALTWDLDQMGRVAANILLDRIRRGDEARKIRPVYLPTRFILRHSCAKPRAP
- a CDS encoding tripartite tricarboxylate transporter substrate binding protein → MKLRAIMLSLLALASLPCSARAEDAAEYPSKKIKMLLPFGAGGGGDVLGRLLADRMGNRLGQTIYVENRTGAAGTIGAQQAATSPPDGYTVTIGGMTTHVLAPAVYPNLSYDPIKDFTTIGRIGTSSILLIATKDFAANDLRGLTELSKKGEPIQYGSWGVGSTGHFCGEILSQKAGVRLQHVPFSGAAKLANDLMGGHISVGLVDMATGTPLVKDGKLKALAVCGGRSPSLPDVASYKEQGVDFERSLSWVMYAPAGVSASIAQKISGALKASLAEPDIIEKLLALGISADFIAGDQQRDINARDIEAWKKVASDAKIEVR
- a CDS encoding cytochrome P450 encodes the protein MSDSASIMPEHPPVTDWVNDFDHTDPTWTENPFPIWEKLRAASAVVHTERFLGCYMPTTYQAVKEISYDTEHFSSRRVIVRDIRPEITARAPPITSDPPEHKPAKQLLLPPFTPDAMKKLEPRVRAICNELIDEFIADGKCDAAARYTKHVPVRAIAHMLGIPEKDGDLFIKWIHGILELGIKDDNALMEAVREMTGYFAGHIEHRKKHPTDDLITTLMNARDKDGNPLADEHVLGSLRLLLIAGIDTTWSAIGSSLWHLAKTPADRERLVAEPELMPLAVEELLRAYSPVTMAREVMKETTISGCPVKPGNMVLLSFPAANRDPAMFPDADKVVIDRKENRHAAFGLGIHRCVGSNLARMEMTVAIEEWLKRIPDFKLDPAGKVTWSEGTVRGPRQLPMLFGKAS
- a CDS encoding ferredoxin, which translates into the protein MAGTLRIRVDQDKCQGHARCKSLAPELFDLDEFGNAHEVGDGSVPAGLEDKAWLAQSNCPEIAIEVTEE
- a CDS encoding TetR/AcrR family transcriptional regulator, yielding MPPRPARKALNAYHHGDLRDALVQAALHEVELGGPEAISISALAKKLGVSQPAPYKHFADRETLLTAVTAEAFRQFSAIMRAAIEKPSKQSKLSRFAQLTLDFGLRRNGIYRLMFASRTMACAPKGSELQSAAMETFELLVEALEAPAVGLLRERSALKVWASLHGVVMLAEQGLLTGQVAHVSREELVEDIVKETKLALSVAIDTAGKAGS
- the nhaA gene encoding Na+/H+ antiporter NhaA, translated to MTAEAPASDGFDNSGLYGGVVLGLAAIAALIVANSPLGPQYEALLRTTGEVRIGSIGLSKTVDHWINDGLMAMFFLLVGLEIKREALEGPLSSAKQAALPVIAAFGGFVTPAAIFAAVNWGDAHALRGWAIPAATDIAFALGVCAMLGRKVPASLKIFLMALAIIDDLMAIVVIAIFYTADLSVTALALGGIGVGALVVLNLLDVRRPSFYLIAGLFTWVCVLKSGVHATLAGVAVGLAMPLTRRDGHSLLEDTEHALRPWVIFAIVPIFAFANAGVSLHGLTLSKLAEPITLGIIAGLFVGKQIGVFGSSLLAIRLGLAAMPEGATTGKLYAIAILTGIGFTMSLFIGTLAFDDEVVLKQVRLGVLAASLLSGIVAALLFSTLSRSNGVPASR